A window of Phycodurus eques isolate BA_2022a chromosome 5, UOR_Pequ_1.1, whole genome shotgun sequence contains these coding sequences:
- the LOC133402330 gene encoding ras-related protein Rab-8B-like, which yields MAKTYDYLFKLLLIGDSGVGKTCLLFRFSEDSFNTTFISTIGIDFKIRTIELDGKRVKLQIWDTAGQERFRTITTAYYRGAMGIMLVYDISNEKSFENIKNWIRNIEEHASSDVEKMVLGNKCDMTDRRQVSKDRGEKLAIDYGVKFLETSAKTSLNVEEAFYTMGRDILHNLSSKTTENSAGGSGKAVKITEKKSKRIKFLKCTLI from the exons ATGGCAAAGACGTACGATTACCTCTTTAAACTGTTGCTTATCGGTGACAGCGGCGTGGGCAAGACGTGTCTGCTGTTTCGATTCAGCGAAGACTCTTTCAATACCACCTTCATATCCACCATAG GCATAGACTTCAAAATCAGAACAATAGAGTTGGACGGAAAGAGAGTCAAACTTCAAATTTG GGACACTGCAGGCCAGGAGCGCTTTCGCACCATCACGACAGCTTACTACAGAGGAGCCATG GGAATCATGCTCGTCTATGACATCTCCAACGAGAAgtcatttgaaaacattaaaaactggATCAGGAATATTGAAGAG CACGCCTCATCGGACGTGGAGAAGATGGTCCTGGGTAACAAATGTGACATGACTGATAGGCGCCAAGTGTCCAAAGACAGAGGTGAAAAA CTGGCTATTGATTACGGCGTCAAGTTCCTGGAAACCAGTGCAAAGACAAGTCTGAACGTAGAAGAG GCGTTTTATACCATGGGAAGAGACATCCTGCACAATCTGAGCTCAAAGACA ACTGAAAACAGTGCTGGAGGATCTGGAAAAGCAGTCAAGATCACTGAGAAGAAGTCCAAGAGGATCAAATTCCTCAAGTGTACGCTCATCTAG